A region from the Methanobacterium formicicum genome encodes:
- a CDS encoding DUF3800 domain-containing protein, with amino-acid sequence MFLDESGDPGIRGSNYLIIASLLVEDTQPLRKIIKNMRRNKFKKELKKANEIKANSSSDAVIKHMITALNNVVGAKLHCVVFEKRTNKRLFHQKDLNSLYNYIAGALAKQIKIQDNIIIRIDRSKGKQTLRQEFDNYFLDNLNEGSELGNVEIYHSNSNSWEGLQFVDIIAWSYFQSFEHRNHSYVDLIDMDCKLFEL; translated from the coding sequence ATGTTTTTAGATGAGTCAGGAGATCCGGGAATAAGAGGATCCAATTATCTGATAATAGCCTCCCTTTTAGTAGAAGATACTCAACCGCTTAGAAAGATCATCAAGAATATGAGAAGGAACAAATTTAAGAAAGAGTTAAAAAAGGCAAATGAAATCAAAGCCAATAGTTCTTCCGATGCGGTGATAAAACACATGATCACTGCACTAAACAATGTAGTGGGAGCCAAGCTACATTGCGTTGTTTTTGAAAAAAGAACAAATAAAAGATTATTTCATCAAAAAGATTTAAATAGTTTATATAATTATATTGCAGGTGCTTTAGCTAAGCAAATAAAAATTCAGGACAATATCATAATTAGAATTGACAGATCAAAGGGAAAACAAACGCTTAGACAGGAATTTGATAACTATTTCTTAGATAATCTAAATGAAGGTTCTGAATTGGGAAATGTTGAAATTTATCATAGTAATTCCAATTCATGGGAAGGATTACAGTTTGTAGATATAATTGCATGGTCCTATTTCCAGAGCTTCGAACATAGAAACCATTCTTACGTTGATCTTATAGATATGGATTGTAAGTTATTTGAATTATAA
- a CDS encoding tetratricopeptide repeat protein, whose product MVLFDSFKKGSVNANGIKLANLGKYQEALECFDKAIKLSPNRSETWYNKGSALLKLGRYQEALECYDKSLKLNSKDPMNWFKKGMTLGNLKKQKEALECYNESLKLDQGNYKVWYNKGVTLEILGRDKEALECFKEASKINPKDSKAWYNYGFILEKRFGRDKEALECYNKVLELDKNDYTAWYNKGNILKEFGKYQKALDCFDEVLKLNPEFTGGWGDKGLVLNELKRNKEALTCFNRVILLDPADARGYYYKGITIM is encoded by the coding sequence ATGGTATTATTTGATAGTTTCAAAAAGGGTTCAGTTAATGCTAATGGTATTAAACTTGCTAATCTTGGTAAATATCAAGAAGCATTGGAATGTTTTGACAAAGCTATAAAGTTGTCTCCTAACCGATCTGAAACCTGGTACAATAAAGGTTCTGCCCTTTTGAAACTTGGAAGGTATCAAGAAGCTTTAGAATGCTACGATAAATCTTTAAAATTAAACTCAAAAGATCCAATGAATTGGTTTAAGAAAGGTATGACTTTAGGAAATCTCAAAAAACAAAAAGAAGCTTTAGAATGCTACAATGAATCTTTAAAATTGGATCAAGGAAATTATAAAGTGTGGTATAATAAAGGAGTAACCCTTGAAATACTTGGAAGGGATAAAGAAGCTTTAGAATGTTTCAAGGAGGCTTCAAAAATAAACCCAAAAGATTCCAAAGCATGGTACAACTATGGTTTCATTTTAGAAAAAAGGTTTGGAAGGGATAAAGAAGCTTTAGAATGCTACAACAAAGTTTTAGAGTTAGACAAAAATGATTATACTGCGTGGTATAACAAAGGAAATATTCTAAAAGAGTTTGGTAAATACCAAAAAGCTTTGGATTGTTTTGATGAGGTATTAAAGTTAAATCCGGAATTTACAGGGGGTTGGGGAGATAAAGGGCTTGTTTTAAATGAACTTAAAAGAAATAAAGAAGCCTTAACATGTTTTAATAGGGTTATATTGTTAGATCCAGCCGATGCAAGAGGTTATTATTACAAAGGAATCACAATCATGTAA
- a CDS encoding thermonuclease family protein yields the protein MRWEYVLIIICIMIVAVSGCTQDDSPLNYSSPASNTTNSSTTAVPTTTSSSTNPQAEVSGNCYKVVDGDTIDVEGVGRVRFVGVNTPERGEPGYQEAKDYVKTMCLGKTVGLDIDNAKNKDKYSRALAVVYVDGVNLNQALLKKGYAEVMYIPPSEFNPYKWT from the coding sequence ATGCGCTGGGAATACGTTTTAATTATAATCTGTATCATGATAGTGGCTGTTTCTGGTTGCACCCAGGATGATTCCCCACTGAACTACTCCTCACCAGCCAGCAACACCACCAACTCCAGCACCACGGCCGTTCCTACCACTACCAGTAGCTCCACCAACCCCCAGGCCGAGGTTAGTGGTAACTGTTACAAGGTGGTGGACGGAGACACCATCGATGTGGAGGGAGTGGGTAGAGTGCGTTTTGTGGGTGTTAACACCCCGGAAAGGGGAGAACCAGGATACCAGGAAGCCAAAGATTACGTCAAGACCATGTGCCTGGGCAAAACCGTAGGCCTGGACATCGATAATGCTAAAAACAAGGACAAATACAGCCGTGCCCTGGCTGTGGTCTACGTGGATGGAGTGAACCTCAACCAGGCTCTCCTGAAGAAGGGCTACGCTGAGGTGATGTACATTCCCCCATCAGAGTTCAATCCCTATAAATGGACATAG
- a CDS encoding helicase HerA domain-containing protein: MNEVIGRCIGETSLVNVSFISKEMPRVGEYVTLNYDGKNVLGMIESLVRGSVSINDNIYDPLTIEKIKAIEGDDHYVRGSVKILGDINHDLRIPRTPAPPGTEIQVADSEVLKKIFKVDKYGLKLGNLITQEEVGIEVDINKMVSRHLAVLAMTGAGKSNTVSVIVDGLLKVKGSVLIFDMHSEYVNTDFGQDKVNVMYPQINPLYLSFGEIKKLANIPPNAYVQERYFLKAYKSAKNSLMQGSATGNDFLALIMNKLEGWLAESEDPDAKSTNSADKKSIADVLNKLEHMKDKYGNILSLEAKDIIDNLKVGKANILDLGPVDEFASDVVVSHILRNVLKSRKEFLRTGEGLAFPIFLILEEAHILAPQNRKTESKLWISRIAREGRKFSVGLCLVSQSPKSLDSDALSQANNMIILRLVEPTDQNHVQRASESLSDDLIAQLPSLNIGEAIILGLMTRIPTLVKIDEFQGKVTGGDLNIVDEWAKSHEMEEKILEEQKREYEDLGGDY, from the coding sequence ATGAATGAAGTCATTGGACGATGCATAGGTGAAACCTCACTGGTTAATGTGAGTTTCATCTCCAAGGAAATGCCACGGGTAGGGGAATATGTCACCCTGAATTACGATGGTAAAAACGTGCTGGGAATGATCGAATCCCTGGTCAGGGGCAGTGTTTCCATAAACGACAACATATACGACCCTTTAACCATTGAAAAGATAAAAGCCATTGAAGGGGACGATCATTACGTTAGGGGAAGTGTTAAAATCCTGGGTGATATTAACCATGACCTGCGCATTCCCCGGACACCGGCTCCCCCTGGAACCGAGATCCAGGTGGCGGATTCTGAGGTTCTAAAAAAGATATTCAAGGTGGACAAGTACGGTTTAAAGCTGGGAAATTTGATAACCCAGGAGGAAGTGGGTATAGAAGTGGATATCAATAAAATGGTATCAAGGCATCTGGCTGTTCTGGCCATGACCGGTGCCGGAAAGTCCAACACTGTTTCCGTTATTGTGGATGGTCTCCTTAAGGTAAAGGGTAGTGTTTTAATATTTGACATGCACTCGGAGTACGTGAACACTGATTTTGGCCAGGATAAAGTCAATGTAATGTATCCCCAGATCAACCCCCTGTATCTCTCCTTTGGGGAAATCAAGAAGCTGGCCAATATTCCCCCTAATGCCTATGTCCAGGAGAGGTACTTCTTAAAGGCCTATAAATCCGCAAAAAACAGCCTTATGCAGGGTTCAGCTACGGGTAATGATTTCCTGGCCCTGATCATGAATAAATTAGAAGGTTGGCTAGCTGAATCTGAGGATCCTGACGCTAAATCCACTAACTCTGCAGATAAAAAGTCCATAGCCGATGTTTTAAACAAACTAGAGCATATGAAAGATAAGTATGGTAACATACTCAGTCTGGAGGCCAAGGACATCATTGACAACCTTAAGGTGGGAAAGGCCAATATTCTGGATCTGGGGCCAGTGGATGAGTTTGCATCGGATGTAGTGGTCAGCCATATCCTCCGCAACGTTCTAAAGAGCAGGAAAGAATTTTTGAGAACAGGAGAGGGTCTGGCATTCCCCATATTCTTGATCCTGGAAGAAGCACATATCCTGGCTCCACAGAACAGGAAAACCGAGTCTAAACTGTGGATCAGTAGAATAGCTCGTGAAGGACGTAAGTTTTCGGTGGGCCTGTGCCTGGTGAGTCAAAGTCCCAAGTCACTGGATTCTGATGCCTTATCCCAGGCCAACAACATGATCATCCTGCGCCTGGTGGAACCAACTGACCAGAACCATGTGCAGCGTGCCAGTGAAAGCCTGAGTGATGATCTCATTGCCCAGCTACCCTCCCTGAACATTGGGGAAGCTATAATACTGGGTTTAATGACCCGCATTCCCACCCTGGTGAAGATCGATGAATTCCAGGGAAAAGTAACCGGAGGGGACCTGAACATCGTGGATGAATGGGCAAAATCCCATGAAATGGAGGAGAAAATCCTCGAGGAACAGAAAAGAGAATATGAAGATCTGGGAGGAGATTACTGA
- a CDS encoding metallophosphoesterase family protein: MQFAHLADTHMGYRQYGLTERENDFFEVFDQAIEEIIRERPDFVIHSGDLFEYSRPPTRALLTAQKGILKLKEANIPIYAIAGNHDVVMRKNALPPQILYKDFGLKLISPNQPFYTVGDVFIGGAPYASKYHAKQLVERLQTIEKSSLDYGKRILVLHQGIDRYIPYEYEIKIGDVPQNFNYCAFGHIHERVVDDFGEGKLAYPGSTEIWRSNEVEGYRKNGKGFYLVDISGDMPEIENIDLKLPREFIKETIRYSELQDELNRIKEYTNSLQRKPILMVTVEGGNFNRSEVYETLNQSLSETCLAVRSNYRPTAIKEDENPFEKGKEALDIKKMIEHNLKDFNSEKVTELGTGLLKELSDGDFKAAETIAHNFYEDLYDH; this comes from the coding sequence ATGCAATTTGCCCATCTGGCAGACACCCATATGGGTTACCGTCAGTACGGACTCACTGAACGTGAAAATGATTTTTTCGAAGTTTTTGACCAGGCCATTGAGGAAATAATCCGGGAAAGGCCAGACTTTGTCATCCACTCCGGGGATCTGTTCGAGTACTCCCGGCCACCAACCCGGGCACTGCTCACAGCACAAAAGGGTATTTTAAAGTTAAAAGAGGCCAATATCCCCATTTATGCCATTGCCGGGAACCATGATGTGGTGATGCGTAAAAATGCATTACCTCCCCAAATCCTGTATAAAGACTTCGGCCTGAAACTCATAAGCCCCAACCAACCATTTTACACAGTGGGTGACGTTTTCATTGGGGGTGCTCCCTATGCATCTAAATACCATGCCAAACAACTGGTAGAACGATTGCAGACTATTGAAAAATCATCCCTGGATTATGGAAAGAGAATACTGGTTCTTCACCAGGGAATCGACCGTTACATCCCCTACGAATATGAGATCAAAATTGGGGATGTGCCCCAGAACTTCAACTACTGTGCCTTTGGCCATATCCACGAAAGGGTGGTGGATGACTTTGGGGAAGGTAAACTGGCTTACCCTGGTTCCACTGAGATATGGCGCTCCAATGAAGTTGAAGGCTACAGGAAGAATGGTAAAGGATTTTATCTGGTGGATATCAGTGGAGATATGCCAGAGATTGAAAATATTGACCTGAAACTTCCCCGTGAGTTTATAAAAGAAACCATACGCTACAGTGAACTTCAGGATGAGTTAAACCGGATAAAAGAGTACACCAACAGTCTCCAGAGGAAACCCATACTGATGGTTACGGTGGAAGGTGGAAATTTCAACCGTTCCGAGGTTTATGAGACTTTAAACCAATCTTTATCCGAAACCTGTCTGGCAGTGCGTTCCAACTACCGACCCACCGCAATTAAAGAGGATGAGAATCCTTTTGAAAAGGGAAAAGAAGCACTGGATATTAAAAAAATGATTGAACACAATCTTAAGGATTTTAACAGTGAAAAAGTCACCGAACTTGGAACCGGACTACTAAAAGAACTTTCAGACGGTGATTTCAAGGCCGCGGAGACCATTGCCCACAATTTCTACGAGGATTTATATGATCATTGA
- a CDS encoding DNA double-strand break repair nuclease NurA: MLDSLYEKALKKRESIKQKLGEMEYSRVDASQQWVDYHFEESSLNANIAAGDGSINKRRFLPFIFYAIDAEGIIHTPDGLKRIESSEIDIISHHKYVEDRLRSYMGIFEIKNALRMLNEYEVDLFLFDGSLLGNIIRPFPIERELKEQVKEIIRGKYLPLLEAKLENSPKVSITSSEFANNIEGEFEEDVEPMIYLENLENLLVISELMEQREKIVAISKTSTSTEYFNTKIPDMAIFDIHSKKQGYSRPRYSSVSGVKHDFPVRNSFLKSLTFTIFYARLEDHKNILKFELPYRATEEDIKVLLKAIKNISAEGYPLLLKKAHNDVVIRKNDLNNLSKIMGFLEKSGREMLNE, encoded by the coding sequence ATGCTGGATTCACTTTATGAAAAGGCTTTGAAAAAGAGAGAAAGCATCAAACAGAAATTAGGGGAAATGGAATACTCCCGGGTAGATGCTTCCCAGCAGTGGGTTGATTATCACTTTGAAGAGAGTAGTTTGAATGCAAATATCGCTGCCGGGGACGGCAGTATAAATAAAAGGAGATTTTTACCCTTCATTTTCTATGCCATCGATGCGGAGGGAATAATTCACACCCCTGACGGCCTCAAAAGGATTGAAAGCTCAGAAATTGACATCATATCCCACCATAAATATGTTGAAGACCGTTTAAGGAGTTATATGGGCATATTCGAAATTAAAAACGCCCTGCGTATGCTAAATGAATACGAGGTGGATTTATTCCTCTTTGATGGGTCCCTTCTGGGAAACATTATCCGACCTTTTCCCATTGAAAGAGAACTCAAAGAACAGGTCAAAGAGATTATAAGGGGAAAATATCTACCTTTGCTCGAAGCAAAACTAGAAAATTCTCCTAAGGTCAGTATAACCTCCTCTGAATTTGCCAATAATATTGAAGGTGAATTTGAGGAGGATGTAGAACCAATGATCTACCTGGAAAACCTGGAAAACCTTCTGGTGATAAGTGAGTTAATGGAACAAAGGGAAAAAATCGTGGCTATCTCCAAAACATCCACCAGTACCGAGTATTTCAATACAAAAATACCAGACATGGCTATATTTGACATACACAGTAAAAAGCAGGGGTACTCCCGGCCCAGATATTCCAGTGTTTCTGGGGTTAAACATGATTTCCCGGTTCGAAACAGTTTCCTGAAGAGTTTGACCTTCACTATTTTCTACGCCCGACTGGAGGATCATAAGAATATTTTGAAGTTTGAATTACCTTACCGTGCTACAGAAGAGGATATAAAAGTGTTACTTAAAGCTATAAAGAATATAAGTGCAGAAGGATATCCATTACTCCTAAAAAAGGCCCATAATGATGTTGTGATCCGTAAAAATGATTTGAATAATCTTTCCAAGATAATGGGATTCCTGGAGAAGAGTGGGAGGGAAATGTTAAATGAATGA
- the galE gene encoding UDP-glucose 4-epimerase GalE — MILVTGGAGYIGSHANKELTRTGYETVVLDNMSYGHPDFLKWGVFEEVDLGDLESIRNVFRKYEIEAVMHFAAFTYVGESVEDPQKYYLNNLRNTLNLLQVMNEFEVRKLVFSSTCATYGNPQKIPLTEDHPQNPINPYGQGKLMVEKVLKDYSSAYGLRYVSLRYFNAAGADPEGEVGERHEPETHLIPLILDAAMGKREDIKIFGTDYPTTDGTCIRDYIHVTDLADAHIKALKYLEDGGESEVFNLGNGNGFSVREVIEEARKVTGKEIKATETERRPGDPPVLVGSSEKARKILKWQPKYDDLTKIISTAWEWHKKDN, encoded by the coding sequence ATGATACTGGTAACTGGAGGGGCAGGATACATTGGCTCCCATGCCAATAAGGAACTAACCAGAACAGGATACGAAACTGTGGTACTGGACAACATGAGCTACGGACACCCGGACTTCCTGAAATGGGGAGTCTTTGAAGAAGTAGATCTGGGTGACCTGGAATCAATAAGGAACGTCTTCCGGAAGTACGAGATAGAGGCAGTGATGCACTTTGCAGCATTCACCTATGTGGGAGAATCAGTGGAAGACCCCCAGAAGTACTACCTCAACAACCTCCGCAACACCCTGAACCTTCTTCAGGTGATGAACGAGTTTGAAGTAAGGAAACTGGTGTTCTCCTCGACCTGTGCCACCTACGGCAACCCCCAGAAAATCCCCTTAACCGAAGATCATCCTCAGAACCCTATAAATCCCTACGGCCAGGGAAAGTTAATGGTAGAAAAAGTGTTAAAGGATTACAGCTCCGCTTATGGCCTTCGCTACGTCTCACTCCGTTATTTCAACGCTGCCGGGGCAGATCCAGAAGGTGAAGTGGGGGAAAGACACGAACCGGAAACCCACCTGATACCGTTAATACTGGATGCAGCAATGGGTAAACGAGAGGATATAAAGATATTCGGAACAGACTACCCCACAACGGACGGTACCTGCATCCGGGATTACATACACGTCACTGATCTGGCTGATGCCCATATAAAAGCCCTTAAATACTTAGAAGATGGGGGAGAAAGTGAAGTTTTCAATCTGGGAAATGGTAATGGTTTTTCAGTAAGGGAAGTTATTGAAGAGGCCCGGAAAGTCACGGGTAAAGAGATAAAGGCCACTGAAACCGAGAGACGACCCGGTGATCCACCCGTACTGGTGGGAAGTTCCGAAAAGGCCCGAAAAATCTTAAAATGGCAACCAAAATACGATGATCTAACTAAAATCATCAGCACGGCCTGGGAGTGGCATAAAAAGGATAATTAA
- a CDS encoding AAA family ATPase has translation MIIESLHMTNFKSHRDTRIEFDTGISIIIGGNGAGKSSILEAVSFALFKQYTSKKIEHLITTGQKRMSVEIQFTAHGRSYRVLRERTKTASKAIMKIKEGDRFQPLISGDKQVTQEVQNLLEMDGDLFLNAVYVRQGEIADLVEKTASEKKQMIGRLLGIDSLEKAWKNMKIILDKYSEQKIRLEGKIESFKDLKEGFKVKKEKEKELTQKIKQINLKREENIIESNLLRDKKEILDKRNVEFENTTTLQESKKDFLHQLEKTQNDLEKQLNDITVKEEEIDRIKPQLKKLDVLKSLDDALKDLKHLKKDKESLNKTLNDIKHFENVLDENEQYYNDYSLLDDEINNLQYARDQFEGSRVLIDQYHERKSKIEIKLKKSLEKVRDVLEKSNQVLGTSFDSVESFEKHLSQFKPQLEAQISEASEAIQDIKRELSNLQVKNENLEKPIKELELVKDQCPICKSDITPQKREELIGDYNLEIDNNQSLAADLGVKLKALENEKKVLDFQQSKIQSINLGILKEYLKSADHDQEEINNIDSSIQELQKKVVVLENIERDIKGKKSDLASIKANYEKYLGARGSLESLGDYEEQSLKLEDVNTGVRDLKNRISALMEIARDSVEDLPGEIAYLEKQAQTYQHLLGEVSQKDSLNSRIQENQNLIRETREELDNIKNKITSLNYNKENHERVKREWELKNAELMELNGQKQLSVGELNQLSRSLQEIEDKLNSLKGYEKELKNLKDFLKLLNLIRDLFSKDGVQKDLRNVSRPLIEEKTRELFEKFNFEYSDVRLDEDYDVTIYGPSGESNLDMISGGEKIAVALALRLGITQVLSGGSLELIMLDEPTIHLDAYRRQELIDLLKKMSIIPQMIIVTHDADLEDAADNIMKIEKEEGISFLVES, from the coding sequence ATGATCATTGAAAGCCTCCATATGACGAACTTTAAATCTCACCGTGATACCCGTATTGAATTTGACACCGGGATATCCATAATAATAGGTGGAAATGGTGCAGGTAAGTCCAGTATACTGGAAGCAGTGAGCTTTGCACTCTTTAAACAGTACACCAGTAAAAAAATTGAACATCTCATAACCACCGGCCAGAAGAGGATGTCAGTTGAGATCCAGTTCACGGCCCACGGCCGAAGCTACCGGGTACTGCGGGAACGGACAAAAACTGCCTCCAAGGCTATCATGAAGATAAAAGAAGGCGATAGGTTCCAACCTCTGATTTCTGGGGATAAACAGGTCACCCAGGAAGTTCAAAACCTATTAGAGATGGACGGGGACTTGTTCCTCAATGCAGTCTATGTGCGGCAGGGTGAAATAGCCGATCTGGTTGAAAAAACAGCATCAGAAAAGAAACAGATGATTGGAAGGCTTCTTGGGATTGATTCCCTGGAAAAAGCCTGGAAAAATATGAAAATCATTCTGGACAAGTACAGTGAACAGAAGATTAGACTGGAAGGTAAGATAGAATCTTTCAAAGATTTAAAAGAAGGATTCAAGGTAAAAAAGGAAAAAGAAAAGGAATTAACCCAGAAAATTAAACAGATCAACCTTAAACGAGAGGAAAATATCATTGAGTCCAACCTGCTCCGGGATAAGAAGGAAATTCTGGATAAGAGAAATGTGGAATTTGAAAACACCACCACCCTCCAGGAATCCAAAAAAGACTTCCTTCATCAGCTGGAAAAAACTCAAAATGACCTTGAAAAGCAGTTAAATGATATTACAGTTAAAGAAGAAGAAATTGATCGCATAAAACCTCAGTTGAAGAAGTTGGATGTTTTGAAAAGTCTGGATGATGCACTTAAAGACCTTAAACACTTAAAAAAGGATAAAGAAAGTCTTAATAAAACCTTGAATGATATTAAACATTTTGAAAATGTTTTAGATGAAAATGAGCAGTATTACAATGATTATTCTCTTTTAGATGATGAAATTAATAATTTGCAGTATGCACGGGACCAGTTTGAGGGAAGCAGAGTCCTTATTGACCAGTACCATGAAAGGAAGTCTAAAATTGAGATTAAACTTAAAAAATCCCTGGAAAAAGTGAGGGATGTTCTTGAAAAATCTAACCAAGTCCTGGGTACAAGTTTTGACTCGGTGGAATCCTTTGAAAAGCACCTATCCCAGTTTAAACCCCAGCTGGAGGCACAGATTTCTGAGGCCTCGGAGGCTATTCAGGACATTAAAAGAGAGTTATCCAATCTCCAGGTTAAAAATGAGAACCTGGAAAAGCCCATTAAAGAATTGGAACTGGTTAAAGATCAGTGCCCTATCTGCAAATCAGATATAACCCCCCAGAAGAGGGAAGAACTTATAGGTGACTATAATTTAGAAATAGACAATAATCAATCACTGGCTGCAGATTTGGGAGTTAAATTGAAGGCCCTTGAAAATGAAAAGAAGGTTCTGGATTTCCAGCAGTCAAAAATCCAGAGTATAAATTTGGGAATACTGAAAGAATACTTAAAATCCGCAGATCACGACCAGGAAGAGATCAACAATATTGACTCCAGTATCCAGGAACTGCAGAAGAAGGTAGTTGTTCTGGAGAACATTGAACGGGATATAAAGGGCAAAAAATCAGACCTGGCATCCATTAAGGCAAATTATGAGAAATATCTCGGTGCTCGTGGTTCTTTAGAGTCACTTGGAGATTACGAGGAACAATCGCTTAAGTTAGAAGATGTTAACACCGGGGTACGCGATTTAAAAAACAGGATCAGTGCCCTTATGGAAATTGCCAGGGACAGTGTGGAAGATCTCCCGGGAGAAATAGCTTATCTGGAAAAACAGGCCCAGACATATCAACATTTGTTGGGTGAGGTCAGCCAGAAAGATTCCCTCAACTCACGGATTCAGGAAAATCAGAACCTTATTCGGGAAACCCGTGAAGAGTTGGATAATATTAAAAACAAAATTACCAGTTTAAACTACAATAAAGAAAATCATGAACGGGTTAAAAGGGAATGGGAGCTGAAAAACGCAGAATTAATGGAACTCAATGGCCAGAAACAGTTAAGTGTAGGGGAACTCAACCAGCTATCCCGCTCCCTCCAGGAAATAGAGGATAAATTGAATTCCCTTAAAGGGTATGAAAAGGAATTAAAGAACCTTAAGGACTTTTTAAAACTGCTGAATCTCATTCGGGATCTTTTCAGTAAAGATGGAGTTCAGAAGGATTTGAGAAACGTTTCCCGGCCACTTATAGAGGAAAAGACAAGAGAGTTATTCGAAAAATTCAACTTCGAGTACTCTGATGTGCGGCTGGATGAAGATTACGATGTAACCATCTACGGCCCCAGTGGGGAAAGCAACCTGGACATGATCAGCGGAGGGGAAAAGATAGCCGTGGCCCTTGCCCTGCGGTTGGGGATAACTCAGGTACTTTCTGGAGGGAGTTTAGAGCTTATCATGCTGGATGAACCCACCATTCACCTGGATGCCTACCGGAGACAGGAACTGATTGATCTTTTGAAAAAAATGTCCATCATACCCCAGATGATCATTGTCACCCACGATGCAGATCTGGAGGATGCCGCTGATAACATCATGAAGATCGAAAAAGAGGAAGGGATATCTTTCCTGGTGGAATCCTAA